One genomic segment of Bombina bombina isolate aBomBom1 chromosome 4, aBomBom1.pri, whole genome shotgun sequence includes these proteins:
- the PAX1 gene encoding paired box protein Pax-1: MEQAYGEVNQLGGVFVNGRPLPNAIRLRIVELAQLGIRPCDISRQLRVSHGCVSKILARYNETGSILPGAIGGSKPRVTTPNVVKHIREYKQGDPGIFAWEIRDRLLADNVCDKYNVPSVSSISRILRNKIGNLSQPSQYENTKQSASPSLSYNHIYQYPYPNPISPGSTKVGTHHPGVHMPTGHVSIARAWPSAHSVNNILGIRTFMEQTGTISGADGSVYSPKMEEWTSVNRTGFPASQNINGIDKAALDSDIKYPQHASGLSTVSSFVPACAYSASNQYGVYGGPGAGYVTPGHHWQAQSSPLSHHGPSMTVHGGDISTPMTFKHSVREAVNRKQNSQVIKPQDTLSTVHGLTISASSP; encoded by the exons AGCAAGCGTATGGGGAAGTGAACCAACTGGGAGGCGTTTTTGTGAATGGAAGACCCCTTCCCAATGCAATCAGACTGAGAATTGTGGAACTGGCCCAGCTAGGAATCAGACCTTGTGATATAAGTAGACAGCTACGAGTCTCTCATGGATGTGTGAGCAAAATCCTAGCAAGGTACAATGAAACTGGTTCCATACTACCAGGGGCAATTGGAGGTAGCAAACCAAGAGTCACAACTCCCAATGTGGTGAAGCATATAAGGGAATACAAACAAGGAGATCCTGGCATCTTTGCTTGGGAGATTAGGGACAGACTGTTGGCTGACAATGTATGTGACAAGTACAATGTGCCATCTGTAAGCTCAATTAGTAGGATTTTAAGGAATAAAATTGGCAACCTTTCTCAGCCTAGTCAATATGAAAATACCAAGCAGTCTGCATCCCCTTCATTATCGTACAACCATATTTATCAGTATCCTTACCCAAACCCAATATCCCCTGGGTCAACCAAGGTGGGCACTCATCACCCAGGAGTGCATATGCCTACTGGACATGTCAGCATTGCCAGGGCCTGGCCATCAGCTCATTCTGTCAACAACATTCTGGGCATCCGCACATTTATGGAACAAACAG GCACTATTTCAGGAGCTGATGGCTCTGTATATTCACCAAAAATGGAAGAGTGGACTAGCGTCAATAGAACAGGTTTTCCAGCCAGCCAGAACATAAATGGTATTGATAAAGCTGCACTGGATTCTGACATTAAGTACCCACAG CACGCCTCAGGCCTTTCCACTGTAAGCAGTTTTGTCCCAGCTTGTGCTTACTCTGCAAGCAACCAATATGGAGTTTATGGTGGTCCAGGAGCTGGTTACGTCACCCCTGGGCATCACTGGCAAGCACAGAGCAGCCCCCTTTCGCATCATGGACCAAGCATGACAGTACACGGAGGAGATATATCTACCCCTATGACATTCAAGCACTCAGTCAGAGAAG